The following is a genomic window from Canis lupus baileyi chromosome 18, mCanLup2.hap1, whole genome shotgun sequence.
tttccatgATTCTTAGGGAACCTATGCTGGCTACATAAACTACACAACTTTTTTCCCCAAGTGTCTATAATCCATTTAGGAATAACCCCAGACTTCTTTATATTTAACTTATCTTTGATAATAGTTTGAATTTAGAGTTATCTGGTTCTTGATTAATATTGGATATTAAACAAAATCAtcctaaatataagaaaatattttagaaatatacttTGGAAAAGTCGTACCTTAATAAAAAACTAGATATAAAAACACTGCTAAACTCTTCAGGATGTATTTTAGGAAGACTCCTtagcaaaatggaaaatattacgACCAGTTTTGGAgttgaaaatgtgttttatacATCAAAGCTAGTAGAGTGTACACaccattttctttgttgttataGTTGTGTGCTAAATATGAAAACACTTAGCGTGGATTGGCTCATCAAATTCTTAGGCTACAAAATAAGGGTCAAACATTTAAACTTTCAAGAGATAGTTAAAACAGTACTATTTCATACAGCAAGTATATAAAAAGTACAAGTGTGCTAAATATCTAAACCCAttcactgattttgttttttgttttttcagcaaGCCTTATTAATCCATCACACATTTAGTGATTAGAGTATGCATCATGATTTCATTTagtgaaagttaaaaacaaaaaagagttcTTCCGGAAAACAGCCTTTGGTGCAATGTCAGACTTGAGGAAAACCCAACCTACTATGGGACTATGTAAACCCAGCTGTCAGATGTTTTTGCACACCTAATTAAAAGCTTTACCAAATGGAAATACATTAAAACTCAAACACTGTTCTCCTAGTGCCTCCAGTAGTTTATTGGTAATTAtccacatttttataaatataaacattctaAGTGACTGTCACTAGTGCAGTACATTTAACAATGAAAGCTCCACAGGAAGCTACTTCGTTTTGTGTGTAACAAGAATCAAGGTTCCAAAAACTTAACAGAACAAACCCTCAAAACAGAAAccccaaatcaaaacaaaaccctgcTAGCAAAGTGCAGTTCTTTTGGTTATCTTTAGAACAAACAGCTGTTGGctatacacacaaaaattatgCTGATTTGCTAATAATATATGACCACTGGAAGTAAGTCCTTGCTTATAGATAAGAATTAGGCAAAGGGTTGTCCTTTTAATTTACAGGGGCTTTTTGGATTCCAGGGTAAACGGCACCAGCGAATTTTCACAAAACATAGCTTTGCTACTTTCCCCTTCATTTTCTAGAATCATAATTCTTATCTGCAGTACTGCCTCATTTCTTCCCACCTTATAATCAGGACTGGACGGCCCACATAACACTGCTTAGAttgtaaacaaaaaattaaagctCAGAGCACTTACAGGATATCTCTTACATTTTCACTCCACAGTGCATCAAGTGTTGATTATAAAGCTTCTGCTCCTCCCAAAACactacaaaaatatatgaaaccaCATCTGTGTTCAGCCAGCAAGgatcaataaaacaaatattttaccaCTGGAATTACCTTAGAAACTATGTATTGTAATTATGTCCTCTTGACTGAATCCCTCAATTGCTTTCTTCATAAATCCATACATATACCAAGCATACGCGTTTATTAGTCTACATGCCCTAATTTACTATATAAAAGAATCAAGTAAATTATTTTAGGTTCTTCGAGTGAAAGTGCTTCTGATAATAAACTATTTCTGTAACAGCCCTAAATCCCCAAAAAAGAGTTTTAAACCTGACCATGGAGAAAGATGCATAGCtacttctaaaaagtaaaaaactacACACCGAAACATGCATTGTCAGGAAAACTAATCCATGCACTTGAATATGCCcccaatatcttatttttattatttcaagttaGACCAACTTAAACATTGTCTAGAATTAAGATATAGCATTACATCATTGGATTCcagaaaatgtcaaaattcaTTTGGCCAAAACTTAAAAAAGCAAACACTTCTTTCTTTATCCCTTACTGGTTGGACCAATGTGATCGATATAACTGTATATATATTAATCTATCTTAACATTTCCATCCATTAGCATTTTATCTTAACATACAAAGCCTCATATGCTATTTCCTCGTAAAGGCTTCCCCCCACAAGATGTAAGGACAAAACACTAGGCAGACATTCTTCAAAGTTTTATTTCACTAACTTCAGGTCAAATTTCCACAACTGTTTTCTGGTCAATAAACTATCCATGCTTGGCTTCCCAGAATGGTAGTACCAAAAGCTTTGTGGGGTAGGGAGAAGAGACCATTTTAAGAAGCACTGCATTTACTCATTTTCCACAAGGCAAAAGAGTTGGGCATCGGATTGTTCAACAAAACAAAGCTTTATCAGCATCCAGGAGGGCAGGCGGGCAAACCAGGCTGTAGACACTCTTCCATTTGTCAACATCAGACCAGAGAAAACCTACTCCACACAGATATAAAAAGGATCaccattcatcttttctttttctgttgccgcaacatttttcttcttttaattatcATATCATGTAGTTTCTCAAGTCCTTCCTTTAGTCCATCTCCTATGATTGCACAGGTGGGCTGTAAATGCCAGGGAGTTGATGAGCTCAGTTCACCCATTGCTAACAATTTCTCAATTTCTGACAGAGACAGTGAGTTCCTCAGGTCCTGTTTGTTAGCAACGATAAGTACAGGGACTCCCTGATTTTCTGATATCCTGGTTATTTTATGAAGTTCAGTTTTGGCTTCTTCCATTCTTTCAACATCAACAGAGTCCACAACAAACACGATGCCATCTGTGCATCTGGTATAGGACTTCCACAGTGGCCTTAGTTTCTCCTGGCCACCTACATCCCAGAAGTGAAAAGTGACTGTTTTAGAATTTCCCAAGGTTACCTTAATTTTTTCAGTGTTAAATCCTTTGGTAGGTACAGTATTTACAAATTCGTTGAACTGCAGCCTATATAATACAGTCGTCTTTCCGGCACAGTCCAAACCCAGAATAACAATGTGAAAGGACTGAAATGAAGGCAGGCTGGACAAGATAGAAGTCTGGTCTGACAGTCCATTCCCCATTTCCAGGTGCAAGTTAGGTGTTCCAAACTGAAATGCTTTCTTCTTACCGCTTTACTACTTCTCCTCCTAGGGGATCCGGCTACCAGACtgctgaggggggaaaaaaaatgagtaagttatTCTGGTAGAGAAATAACGTACTATAACAActgttttttctccctctctgctttaaACGAGCAAGACGAGcagcttgaaaaataaaacttgcttcGGCAAACAAACCACATGAGCTATGAAACGTACGCAAACCAAGGCATCTGACAGAACAAACCTTGTGATTGCAATTCTTTTAACGATTCAAGAAAATTGCAGAAACACGCACTTCTCTACCCCCCTGGGTTCCCAAATCTCAAAGACCTCATTCCGAGGACAACCTAGTCACCGGTATACGGTCCAGGCACAGAAGTGCCTCTTGGGGGGCAGAAAACCCCTAACGCATAATCAATCCTATCTTGGGGAATCTCCTTTCCACGTGCTTAAGAGCCCACCCAAGGTCACtatccttccccctgccccaccaaATTAGTACAGCGCGCTCACCTCCGGAACTGGAGTCTGGGTCCAAACGAGAAAGCATTTGGTAGGCGTTTTTTGACGCGGGGTTTTGCGGGGAGACGCACCTCCCGTCCGCTCGGCTTAGCTCTCGGCGCAGCTCTGGCAGTTGCAGCGCTAGAACCCGGAGACTCACGCTGGCCACGCCCACTCCTCACGGCCCACCCATGAGCCCGAATGCCATTGGCCAGCCGCGACGGCGCGTCCCCGAGaagcccgcccccgcgcccccatTGGCTAGAGCAACTGCCGCTCCCGGCGCGGCCGAGCCGGGTTCTCTCCCGGTCCACCGGCACCACCTGTTGCCCTTAAGTTAGAAAACAAGGCGCCCGGGGAGGCAGCCGAGTGGCCCCTGCAGGTGAGGGGGCGCCTGGGCCGGTCGGTCGGTCGGGTCGCCGCCAGCGCGCTcgctccgcccgcccgcccgccccgcgcacCTGCTGCGCGGCCCGCGGACGCCGCGCCGCGGCTCTCACATCCGGGGCCCGCGGTCACCGCCGCGCGTTAACCCTTTGTCCGCTGGCCCGGGTGCTCGCGGTGGCCACGCCGGCCGCCAGACGCGAAGGACTGGCTGTGCGGCCCCCGCAGGGGCAGGCCCACCGCCCCCGCAGCGAGACCCGTCGCCTCGGCCCTCCGCCCCGGGCCGGCAGGGCGTGGCCACAGCAGCCGCCCGCCCCTCCGCGGCTCACCTGAGTCACAGCCCCTCCTCGTCGGGAGCCGACGTCGCTCACAGCCGCTCAGGAGCACGCTGGTACCTGCcgggaggcagcagggaggccCGGTCGGTGGCCCGGGACGAGACGCAGCTCCCAGGGGCGCCGGGCGGGCGCCGCGCGCCAGGCCGCCTAACGGTGCTCGGCCGATGGCTCCCCGCgccggccgcggccccgcccccgaggagCGCTCGCGCGGGCGCTGGCCGGTGGGGGGCGCGCGGGAGCCGGTCTCCTAGCAACGCCAAAACAAGGCCGCGTTCGaaccggccggggggcggggcttccGGCCTCAGCCTCGCGGCGCCTGCGGCCTCGCACGCTCCCCCGGCCCCGCGGGCTCCCCGCCCTGCGCTGCCTACCCCAGGGCGCCTCCCGGGGACCTCGGGGCGGGGGCCGGTGACGTAGGGTCAGATCTCGGAAGACACCAGACGGGGCGGGCCCCTTATATAACGGGGTGACGTGGGCGTGCCTCGGTAGCTGCCCGGAGCGCCTGGGCCAGACCAGTGTCTGGAGCTCACCTTCCTTTTGCAAAGcaaataaattctctctctctctctctctctctctctctctctctctctctctctctctctctctctctcgatgaTCCGAGCAACATCCCCGTGAGGTAGAAATATCCTggttttgcaaatgaggaaataaacTGGAAGATTAAAGAGCTGAGTCTGTTGACCCAAAGAAAATAAGTGGTGTGTCCCTGGAACTTAAAAGTCTGCTAGTCATTAAATGCTTAATGCTTCCCAATGTATAATTCTGACCTTAAATGTCAGTTGCGTGCTTGACCCATACATCTGCAAATACTGAACACTTAACAGGCTGTAGGCACAATTCTATGTGCCTGGGGATAGAACGGTGAGCAAATCAGACCTTGTCTTTGAAATACTGGTCTCACGGACAAAAAGGAAGTAACCAAGTTGCTGCatgaataatttaattaaaaaggtGATCAGTGATCATTTCAGGGTACTTAAGACAACATCGGAGGAGGGGTAAATGGGAAAGTGTCAGTCGACAAACATCTTTTTGGTGGGGGCTGTAAGAGATTGGAACTTGGAGGAATTTACATGGTGCACTTTAAGGAAacattgcactttttttttttttaatatttattttagggagggagagggagagagtctcaagcaagCAAAGACTGGGAGCCAGAGGAGGGCCTTGATCTTACCACCCTAAgatcagggccctgagatcaccacctgagacaaaatcaaagagtcggatgcttaactgaaccacccaggcaccccaaacattgcactttttaaatgtagattgAAGTTTCctcaaggaaatttttttatttctcttaacaccATTATTGCTAGTGATGTTTATTGCCTTTACGACTACCATAGAAACAGTGCTTATCTtactaggttttaaaaaataaacatgaaacctTAGGACTAAGCGCAGTGTGTATTTTCGAGACAGCAACACcgattttgaaaataaagccaGAAGTCTCAAATAGCATATTCTATCAAGTCATTCAATATAGTATAAGCTATAGCTTGCTGTATTAGTTATAATTGTGGAACTTCTTTGGCCATTTATAGTAATGAACAAGTAAGGGATACAGGGCTTCATGCAATGACtcatttcctcttcttagaaATTTAACAAGTATTCCTTATTGAACTGGAAAAAATTGCAAATTGTCATTACATGAAGAATTAAGAACCAGAGTCCATAACAGCCTTCTGTTTACAATAGTTTACAATCAAGTAGGCCCTTCCGATATTAGTTGCGAGGATGCATATTTGTATAGTTTTCCCTGCAGCAAAACGGAGGAGATAGGAAAATACTGAGAGCTTCTACCCTTGCAGAATCCCCTTCACTGAACTGCACTGAATGCTATAACCTAGGCTTATAATTAATATGGGCAAACTAAAGCCTGTGTGCATGCGGCCACATCGGGAGATAAGCATGGCTTTTACATGTTTAAAGGGGTACAACAGAGAAGATAAGGCTATACAATAGATGCTGTCTGTGGCCTCCAAAACCTAGAATATTTGCTCTCCAGCTCTTTATAGAAAAATGATACTCCTCCTCTATAATAACAACCACACAAAAACTGCAACAAATGATATAAAAGTGATGAAATTTCTGGAATACACTGTCTACTTAGTTGCACAGTCTTCCTATAGAAGGCAAGTTCAGATATTTTGATGCTATTCTAGGAAAATGTTCCCTTTAAGTTGTAGTTCATAGGCTATGTGCTGAGATACTCCCGGGTGCCTCAGAATTCATGGGGATTCTATgggatattttaacttttttgagggaAACACAGTGCCATCTGTTGGACTCTCTTGACCATTGTAACTATTGTCTGGCTCTATctatttaaatagaatattgGGATATTTCTTCTGGCCTGAGGCACcatgaaaaaattatttagacaCTACAGGCTCTGTGAACCTCTGCCTTTAGTTATGGTTTTCCAAACTTTGCTAATAATGAGCATCTGGTAGTGCTTGTAAAAATATACATTCCCGGTCTCCATCACAGACCAGCTAAATCCAAATCATTTGGGGAGGGGTTGGTGATCTGTATCCAACAAGAATTCCAGGTAATTAATGATtagatattttgaagaaatactgATCTTAAGAAATTGATAAGGTTTCTCCTTTTAAATACTACAACTGAGTAATTTACcttgtttctcctttttgaatACCAGGACCCAGATAAAATCTGACGCCAATAGCATTTTTCCTCTCTCCCATAATCTGATTTTCTATTATATGCTTAAATTAAGTAGTCACACACCGTAGCTAATGTCCTGCATGACCTTTGCCAATCCTTACTTTTATATACTGTTTTCTAGGATACCTCACTTCATTTGCTTCGGTAGGTACTTACTGGAATCTCTCAAGTTGGAGAGTCTGTGTAAACAGAAGGCATGGACTATGCTGGAAAGAATTGATTCAGTGCAGACAACAGATACATAGCACATAATTACTATGATATACAATAGGACTTGTGAGtggtaaaatagaaattattatcaAGTCCTATGCTTGTACAAACTATCTGACAGAGTCAGGGTGGCTTAATTGaaaaagatgtaattttaaaGCTGAATATTAAAAGAATTCAACACCAAACTGATGTAGGGGAGTAGAATTGCAGGTGGAAGCAACAGTATGCAGAGAATGGAAGCATAAAGCTTATGACATGTTCAAACACATCCAAAAATAGGAGATTACAATTTTccatggggaaaaaatatttgataggGAAACTTTAATACCCACACTCAACACTAGATagatcatccaggcagaaaaatcaatgaggaaacaGCTTTCAAACAACACTATGGAacaaacagacacatacagaagcagaatatatattcttctcaaaccCACAGGGAACATTATCcaagatagatcatatgttagaccacaaaacaagtctcaataaattcaggAAGATTGAGAGTACATCAAGTATATTTTCTGACCCCAATGGCATGAAACTAGAAGTCACTAACAggaggaaaattggaaaaatttcaaatacatggaaattaaataacatattctTGAACAATCAATAgatcaaagaagaagtcaaaagagaaaaggaatatcatgagaaatgaaaatgaaacacagcATAATAAAACTTATCAGTtgcagcaaaagcaattttaagagcaaagtttatagctataaatatctacattaagaaaaagtaaagatgTCAAATAAGCATCATTAATACCTCAAGCCTGGTTCAAAGTATGCAAACCAATAAATGTGAttcaccacattaatagaatgaaggatacaaatcatatgatcacctcaaaagattcagaaaaagcatttgaaaaaatttaacattttatgataaaaaccctcagtaAATTATGTATAAAAAATGTATCTCAGGATAATACAGGCCATATATGTAGCCCACAGCTGCATCATACCCAATGATGAaagattgaaagcttttcctcttagACCACTTTCACCATTCCTGCTTAATGTAacactggaagttctagccagagtaattaagcaagaaaatgaaatataagtcatctaaatcagaaaagaagaagtaaaattgtcccTGTAGttatgatcttatatatagaaaacactaaagactccacaaaaaaactgTACCAACTAATAAACTCAATAAAGTTGCAAGATAGAAAATTAACACACAAAAATCTGATGTGTATTTATACACTAACAAgctaaaaaactaaacaaaataaaacaatctcacaataacattaaaatgaatagaatatgtaggaataaattaaattaagaagATAAAAGATCTGTTCACTGAAAatagaacactgatgaaagaaattgaagaagacacaaataaatgaaaagatattgtGTGTTCAtagatttgaagaattaatattgttaaactgtccacactaaccaaagcaatctatagattgaACGCAATTTCTCTCCAAATTCTAgtggcatttttcaaagaaatatgaaaaattatccTAAAATCCATATGAAATCACAAGAGACCCCAAATAAcgaaagcaatcttgaaaaagaacaaagggtcACACTTTGTGTTTTCAAAGTATATTAAAAACCATAGAAATGGAAACAGTGTGGCGCTGCCATAAAAACAGACAATGGAGTAGAACTGAGATCCCAGAAATCACCATGTAtaatatggtcaactgatttatgacaaaggagccaagaaacTCAATaggaaaaggatagtctcttcaacagaaGAGGAttagaaaactggatattcatatGCTTAAGAACAAATTAGactcttatctttaaaatactttaaaagactCTTTATCAGTTgaagtcatatatatattatatataatatagaaatatatatttctatagaagaaaatataacgAAGAAGCTCCTCGACATTggacttggcaatgatt
Proteins encoded in this region:
- the ARL4A gene encoding ADP-ribosylation factor-like protein 4A: MGNGLSDQTSILSSLPSFQSFHIVILGLDCAGKTTVLYRLQFNEFVNTVPTKGFNTEKIKVTLGNSKTVTFHFWDVGGQEKLRPLWKSYTRCTDGIVFVVDSVDVERMEEAKTELHKITRISENQGVPVLIVANKQDLRNSLSLSEIEKLLAMGELSSSTPWHLQPTCAIIGDGLKEGLEKLHDMIIKRRKMLRQQKKKR